The nucleotide sequence agatgtttccctgctccaacacacctggttcgAGCCATTCATTAGaaccaggtgtgctggagcaaggAAACTTCTAGaacaggggtgtcaaactcattttAACTCGAGGGCCACATCAGCATTTTGGTTGCCCTCAAAGGGCCAGTTGTAACTACGATGTAACTATGTTTACGATGTAAAAACATAGTTTTTAGCGTTTGTGAACATATTCTGCTGCGATTGCAGTCCGCCTTTTATTCTTGGACAATCTGCAGTTTTTCTTGGAGGCTAAATTTGGCATATTTATCTCCGTGTTTGGTGTCAAAAATGCCGACGGACATTGTACTCGTTAACGACCGACATTGCCTCATAACAGAAAATACATAGCGGTTTTATTCCTAGAAAACATTCGCTTTCCATCTTTCTTGAAACTGCCTTCCATCCAGGGccagatgcagcctgctttgaatGGGGTTGCAGTGAACATTTTTTGATGATTACGGAAATCGATCGTATTATTATCAGTAtttatattgatacaattttCGAGATTGCTTtatcgatccgagtgttaatcaggtgcggagccagacgttgtaaacattcggggatTTGCCCAAATTTACGaagtattctgggtttgatgtgatgcatgATAGTGACTTCCACAgtttaatgcgagcgcgcacggCGCGCGTCAGGCGAATAGGCATCAGCCTATTCGATAAGGCAGCTGTTGCGCTGCAACAGGGCCGGATGTAATTGTACACCGGGCCGGATGTGGCCCGCGGGCCTTGAGTATGGTCTAGATTCTATAACAAGTGTCAGAAGTGGCTGAGTTGTGAAGTGTGAACGAGCCGACCAGAATGAGGTCTACCGTCAGCCAAGATAATGACACCACCAGTCTGTCTGTAGCCACGGAAACGCTTCCCTGAGAGATCAGATCTGTCCTGGAAACCTGGTTTCGTCGCAGCAGGTGGAGCTGGTGACGTGGCCGGGGCTGGTCCCACCGAGAGGGAGGACTGTGTCACAGAAACCCCTGTGTGACCCGGGGCCCCTCACCACCCTGCAGACCTGGAGCCCCTCACCACCCTGCAGACCTGGAGCCCCTCACCACCCTGCAGACTTGGAGCCCCTCACCACCCTGCAGACTTGGAGCCCCTCACCACCCTGCAGACCTGGGGCCCCTCACCACCCTGCATACCTGgagcccctcctcaccctgcagaCCTGGAGCCCCTCACCACCCTGCAGACCTGGGGCCCCTCACCACCCTGCAGACCTGggagcccctccccaccctgcaGACCTGGAGCCCCTCACCACTTACGTGGTGAGGGGCTCAAAAGCCACCAGGTGACTCAAAGCCACCAGGTCtttatgaagatgtgtgttgcGCTTGCACACGGACAATGGAAACAGAAACGGAAATAATTGTTGAGGAGCATCCGCACTGTAGGTCTGAGCTGAGCAGCGAGAGAAACCTCCCAAACCATTCGAGCGAGTCCGTCGATTGAAAATCAATAGCGTTTAATCAAAACAGTTCATATAAATAACATTTACAAGGTAAAACAGTCCATTGGATTGACATAGCATCAGCAGTAAACTACACTGTCCAGTCTCCCTGGTCAGTCTAGGTTCTTAAGCTGTGAGGGTTGCATCCTCTGTCTGGCTCTTCGTAATCGGGATGTCCAGACATGTTCTGAAGCGGGCGGGGCCCTGATCCTCGTCACTGATTGGTTGCTGGGCCTGGGGCTCACCACTGATTGGTTGCTGGGCCTGGGGTTTGtcactgattggctgcagggctgcGGGGGCATGGATCCGGAGCTTTCCGTCCTCCCCAAGTGAGCAGGACAGAGCGCTGAGGTCCAGGTGGGCGGGGAGGTCGAACTTCCGGGCGAATCCCTtctgctgagaggagaggaggagaaggaggagaaggacgtcGCGGAGGAGGAAGACTGGACCTCCTCCGCCTGGGCCTTCTTCATGGCCACCACCGCCAGCCTCCGCCCCTCCAGCTTCACCTTGATCTCCTCGGGGAGGAATCCCTGGGCGTCCAGGGTCACGGAGAGATCGCTTCGCCCCCTGCTGGGATCTGCCTCCACCAACTCTGCGGAGGGTCCTTCTCCCTGATCCAGGGCCTCCATGGCCCTCTGCCTGAGGAGAGGGGATCCCAGCTGGAACAGCTCCCCTGGAAGGCCTTGCTGGAGCTCCTTCATGAGGCTCTGGGTCATCTCAGCCCCCCTGTTGAAGAAGTCGTTCTGGAGAAGCGAGGCGGCCGCCGTAGGTCTCTGGGGTAAGGCTCCGAGCAGGCCGACTTGGCTGAAGAAGGGGTCGTCCTTGAACATGTTGTCGAAGGTGGAGGGCAGATTCATGTTGGCTGTTTTGTCTGTCTTGTTCCGATCGCTTCTGGAAGATTCCTTGGTGTGAGGGTTTCTTGGTGTGAAGGTCTCTTGGAGCGGGAATCTCTTGCTGGATCTGTGTGTCTTCACCCCGAGGTGTTGTGGACACTGAGCAGCAACTCAGCCTTATATAccatgcagccccccccccccctctctatttaCACCTCATGAGCTCACAGAAGACCTTTGCTGGGTGTCAGTGGGGCACCGGCAGGAATGCCACACCACTATGCAGGCTTCCAAACACGGCTCAGGGCCGTGACCTGTTTACTCCTTGACGGGCTGGAGTTTCTATTTCTTGCTCCGCCGTTGCTGGTCTTGGGCCGTCTCGGGTTGCCCCAGGGCGAGCTCTCCCTGCTCAGGCTATTACCACCCCTGTGTCAGGAGCTATTATCAGCTCGGTGACTGTCCGGAGGGGGGTCCACCCCCACACCCGacctgtgtgatgtcactgagGCCCATTCCAAAGAGTTCCACCTGcgctctctgcttctcctttaGACGCCTGACAGTCAGGGTGACCTCACGTCAAAGTTTAGTAGTTTTCCTTCTCATTGTCGTTGATGACACTATCATCAATGaaacttgtattattgttgttATCGTTTAAGTGTAAGTGTTTTAAGTGCGTAATGTAATTCGTGTATTTTGTTCAGTCTTGCCTGGCTGCGGGGCATTAGCAACACTCTTAACtcatt is from Osmerus mordax isolate fOsmMor3 chromosome 3, fOsmMor3.pri, whole genome shotgun sequence and encodes:
- the hspb9 gene encoding LOW QUALITY PROTEIN: heat shock protein beta-9 (The sequence of the model RefSeq protein was modified relative to this genomic sequence to represent the inferred CDS: inserted 1 base in 1 codon); this encodes MNLPSTFDNMFKDDPFFSQVGLLGALPQRPTAAASLLQNDFFNRGAEMTQSLMKELQQGLPGELFQLGSPLLRQRAMEALDQGEGPSAELVEADPSRGRSDLSVTLDAQGFLPEEIKVKLEGRRLAVVAMKKAQAEEVQSSSSATSFSSFSSXSSQQKGFARKFDLPAHLDLSALSCSLGEDGKLRIHAPAALQPISDKPQAQQPISGEPQAQQPISDEDQGPARFRTCLDIPITKSQTEDATLTA